A single Syngnathoides biaculeatus isolate LvHL_M chromosome 18, ASM1980259v1, whole genome shotgun sequence DNA region contains:
- the LOC133491976 gene encoding claudin-9-like: MASAALELVGFFLGMVGLLGSLVSTVLPFWENTAHIGSNIVTASGTMKGLWMECVHQSTGALYCETYNSILALSTDLQASRALMVISLVLSTLGLVISVLGMQCTVCLEGSGEFKKRVAGMGGCFFLSAGFTTLVPVSWTINKVIQNFYSPTVPATLKFELGDCLYLGIVSALVSMLGGGMLAVSLCEGKEGGGNRRRRYTGGGYPYPVGSGGVPVVRNPTALQMGGISANSGGQTIIRSGSGSSGGVHVKPVAAGYDVTGYV, encoded by the coding sequence ATGGCCTCTGCTGCTCTGGAGCTGGTCGGCTTCTTCCTGGGCATGGTGGGCCTTCTGGGCAGCCTGGTGTCCACGGTGCTCCCCTTCTGGGAGAATACGGCGCACATCGGCTCCAACATCGTGACAGCTTCGGGCACCATGAAGGGCCTGTGGATGGAGTGCGTCCACCAGAGCACTGGGGCCTTATACTGCGAGACGTACAACTCCATCCTCGCTCTGTCCACTGACCTCCAGGCGTCCCGAGCCCTCATGGTGATCTCCCTGGTGTTGTCCACCCTGGGCCTGGTCATTTCCGTCCTGGGTATGCAGTGCACAGTCTGCCTGGAGGGCTCTGGGGAGTTCAAGAAACGTGTGGCAGGCATGGGCGGTTGCTTCTTCCTCTCGGCTGGCTTTACGACTCTGGTGCCTGTCTCTTGGACCATCAACAAGGTCATCCAGAACTTTTACAGTCCCACCGTGCCTGCCACTCTCAAGTTCGAACTAGGCGATTGTCTCTACTTGGGCATAGTCTCGGCCCTGGTCTCCATGTTGGGGGGCGGCATGTTGGCCGTGTCCCTCTGCGAGGGGAAGGAaggtggaggaaaccggaggagaCGTTATACGGGCGGAGGGTACCCATACCCAGTCGGCAGTGGTGGTGTACCCGTTGTACGAAACCCCACCGCCCTGCAAATGGGAGGAATCAGCGCAAACAGTGGAGGACAGACGATTATTCGAAGTGGCAGCGGGAGTTCTGGGGGGGTGCATGTGAAACCTGTAGCAGCAGGGTACGACGTCACAGGATACGTGTGA